A window from Pyrococcus yayanosii CH1 encodes these proteins:
- a CDS encoding DUF5748 family protein translates to MNSEVVKEFLEDIGADYIELEGEIHLEPQVFYEVWKFVGEPELKTYVIEDEVVEPGEYDPPEMKYTDVKKVKIKKVYFETLDGVRVVTDYSEFQKILKEMKGG, encoded by the coding sequence ATGAACTCCGAGGTCGTGAAGGAGTTTTTGGAGGACATCGGCGCAGACTACATCGAGCTTGAGGGGGAAATTCACCTCGAGCCTCAAGTCTTCTATGAGGTCTGGAAGTTCGTGGGTGAGCCCGAGCTCAAGACCTATGTCATTGAGGACGAGGTCGTGGAGCCTGGCGAGTACGATCCCCCCGAAATGAAATACACCGACGTCAAGAAGGTTAAGATTAAGAAAGTTTACTTCGAGACACTTGATGGTGTAAGGGTTGTCACCGATTATTCTGAGTTCCAGAAGATACTGAAGGAGATGAAGGGGGGCTAA
- a CDS encoding tryptophan--tRNA ligase: MAEFKVTPWDVEGLVDYDKLIEQFGTSPLTEELLKRTAELTGGELPIYFRRRFFFSHRDYDKVLNDYESGRGFFLYTGRGPSGPMHIGHIIPFFATKWLQKKFGVNLYIQITDDEKFLFKDKLTFEDTKRWAYQNILDIIAVGFDPDKTFIFQNSEFTKIYEMAIPIAKKINFSMAKAVFGFTEQSKIGMIFYPAIQAAPTFFEKRRCLIPAAIDQDPYWRLQRDFAESLGYYKTAALHSKFVPPLTGLEGKMSASKPETAIYLTDDPEDAGRKIWRFALTGGQPTLKEQREKGGNPEKCVVFKWLEIFFEEDDKKLMERYHACKAGALMCGECKRYLIQRVQEFLKEHQRRREKAEKLVEKFKYTGKLAQEKWNEAIPEPLRR; this comes from the coding sequence ATGGCTGAGTTTAAGGTTACGCCTTGGGACGTTGAAGGGTTAGTGGACTACGACAAGCTGATAGAGCAGTTCGGAACCAGTCCGTTGACGGAGGAGTTGCTTAAGAGAACGGCCGAACTAACAGGGGGTGAACTTCCTATATACTTCAGGAGGCGCTTCTTTTTCTCCCATAGGGACTACGACAAGGTTCTCAACGACTACGAGAGCGGCAGGGGCTTTTTCCTCTACACGGGGAGGGGTCCGAGTGGTCCCATGCACATAGGCCACATAATCCCGTTCTTCGCCACCAAATGGCTCCAGAAGAAGTTTGGAGTTAACCTCTACATCCAGATAACGGACGACGAGAAGTTCCTCTTCAAGGACAAGCTAACCTTTGAGGACACCAAGCGCTGGGCCTACCAGAACATCCTTGACATTATAGCCGTCGGCTTCGATCCTGACAAGACCTTCATCTTCCAGAACAGCGAGTTCACGAAGATCTATGAGATGGCTATTCCGATAGCCAAAAAAATAAACTTCTCGATGGCAAAAGCAGTTTTCGGCTTCACCGAGCAGAGCAAGATTGGGATGATTTTCTATCCGGCGATACAGGCCGCTCCAACCTTCTTCGAGAAGAGACGCTGTCTGATTCCAGCGGCCATAGACCAGGATCCCTACTGGAGGCTCCAGAGGGACTTCGCGGAGAGCCTCGGCTACTATAAGACGGCGGCACTTCACAGCAAGTTCGTTCCGCCGTTGACGGGGCTTGAGGGCAAGATGAGTGCCAGCAAGCCCGAGACGGCAATATACCTGACGGATGACCCGGAGGATGCCGGTAGGAAGATATGGAGGTTTGCCCTCACCGGTGGCCAGCCGACGCTGAAGGAACAGAGGGAGAAGGGCGGAAACCCCGAGAAGTGTGTTGTCTTCAAGTGGCTCGAGATATTCTTTGAGGAAGATGACAAAAAGCTCATGGAGCGCTACCACGCCTGTAAGGCTGGCGCCCTCATGTGTGGGGAGTGCAAGCGCTACCTAATCCAGAGGGTCCAGGAGTTCCTGAAGGAGCACCAGAGGAGAAGGGAAAAAGCGGAAAAGCTCGTTGAGAAGTTCAAGTACACTGGGAAGTTGGCCCAGGAGAAATGGAATGAGGCAATCCCGGAGCCGCTGAGAAGGTGA
- a CDS encoding Lrp/AsnC family transcriptional regulator, with amino-acid sequence MAQDKGRVNLEELEWLAELLNKYPRESLKRIADIEGIEYHRLKRLYDRYYGRYVFVNAMYNITKLGLKSYVAFLSVPKVELRMKAEEMLRNPFVVHVTPIFGFKNGLNAILHIPVDQEKYIPELLSKYSNDFEYYEVWAYPMEKGKEVKFGRWRYSYEYALLLDILKIDARTPMKELERRLGRSRPTIKFMIKRLIEDGIIQGFYAYIDNVQDVYDRSFVGIAEELPEDFFQRFGDMEIQIGVLSPRGYFVEWYFSSKEDMGGKILEFGQYVEKMAIGYLDMFRELNHRHMSTRYSRMVKEDGSGYRSILEF; translated from the coding sequence ATGGCCCAAGATAAGGGGCGAGTAAACCTCGAAGAGCTCGAATGGTTGGCTGAGCTTCTCAACAAATATCCGAGGGAGAGCTTAAAAAGGATAGCGGATATAGAGGGCATCGAGTACCACAGGCTCAAGAGGCTCTACGACAGATACTATGGCAGGTACGTCTTCGTCAATGCAATGTACAATATAACGAAGCTTGGTCTCAAAAGCTACGTAGCCTTTCTCTCGGTCCCAAAGGTTGAGCTTAGGATGAAGGCTGAGGAGATGCTCAGGAACCCTTTCGTGGTTCACGTGACACCTATCTTCGGCTTCAAGAACGGCCTGAACGCCATACTTCACATCCCGGTTGATCAAGAGAAGTATATCCCAGAGTTGCTCTCCAAGTACTCGAATGATTTTGAATACTATGAGGTCTGGGCCTACCCGATGGAAAAAGGCAAAGAAGTGAAGTTTGGAAGATGGCGGTATTCCTACGAGTATGCCCTCCTGCTGGACATCCTGAAGATAGACGCGAGGACACCCATGAAAGAGCTCGAGAGGAGACTTGGGAGAAGCAGGCCGACGATAAAGTTCATGATTAAACGTCTGATTGAGGATGGTATAATCCAAGGTTTCTATGCCTACATAGACAACGTTCAGGACGTTTACGACAGATCCTTTGTCGGAATAGCCGAAGAGCTCCCAGAGGACTTCTTCCAGAGGTTCGGTGATATGGAGATACAGATAGGAGTTCTTAGTCCAAGAGGATACTTCGTTGAGTGGTACTTCTCTTCTAAGGAGGATATGGGAGGGAAGATACTGGAGTTTGGTCAGTACGTGGAGAAGATGGCCATAGGCTATCTGGACATGTTCAGGGAGCTAAACCACAGGCACATGAGCACTAGGTACTCAAGGATGGTAAAAGAAGATGGGAGCGGCTATCGCTCCATCTTGGAATTTTAG